From the genome of Halorussus caseinilyticus, one region includes:
- a CDS encoding sensor histidine kinase, whose protein sequence is MPLPSVSAVSLRKSRYRWVVFLVGVVLVAIPSSYLLLVALGPVESDLPPSGFVLLVVPGAVLAYLGYSVLMGDIASDHYPLVARHTISGVLAFDLLTLLLILYPGIEIGERFFSFGLASSVGGIGGALLGIRDARLIENVREAQRAKTAARTAERERQTLSFLNNLLRHDVLNGANVILGYAQLLEDQGDGTEPRHLDTIQNRSRAIIELVENVGLLIDARTTEPELTPVDLTEVLREELASARQTHPDAEFDASVPEGLRIRADSLVSNVFENLLSNAVEHNDTETPQVTVEAETREGEVRVRIADDGPGIPDEEREDLFEATERGTHGLGLHLVGTLVDRYGGSVTVADNEPRGTAFVLRFRRPTDE, encoded by the coding sequence ATGCCCCTTCCGTCAGTATCTGCTGTCTCTCTTCGGAAGTCGCGGTACCGATGGGTCGTCTTCCTCGTCGGTGTCGTCCTCGTCGCTATTCCGAGTTCCTACCTCCTTCTCGTTGCGTTGGGTCCGGTCGAGTCGGACCTCCCGCCGTCCGGGTTCGTGCTGTTGGTTGTTCCGGGGGCGGTCCTCGCGTACCTCGGCTACTCGGTCCTCATGGGCGACATCGCCTCGGACCACTACCCGCTGGTCGCTCGCCACACCATCAGCGGCGTCCTCGCGTTCGACTTGCTGACGCTCCTGTTGATACTCTACCCCGGCATCGAAATCGGCGAGCGGTTCTTCTCGTTCGGTCTTGCCTCGTCGGTCGGGGGCATCGGCGGCGCGTTGCTCGGCATCCGGGACGCCCGCCTCATCGAGAACGTCCGGGAGGCCCAACGCGCCAAGACCGCCGCCCGGACCGCCGAGCGAGAGCGCCAGACCCTCTCGTTTCTGAACAACCTCCTGCGCCACGACGTGCTGAACGGCGCGAACGTCATCCTCGGCTACGCCCAACTCCTCGAAGACCAAGGCGACGGGACCGAACCGCGACACCTCGACACGATTCAGAACCGGAGTCGAGCCATCATCGAACTGGTCGAGAACGTCGGACTGCTCATCGACGCCCGCACGACCGAACCCGAGTTGACGCCCGTGGACCTCACCGAGGTACTCCGAGAGGAACTCGCCTCGGCCCGCCAGACCCACCCGGACGCCGAGTTCGACGCCTCCGTCCCGGAGGGTCTCCGGATTCGGGCCGACTCGCTCGTCTCGAACGTCTTCGAGAACCTGCTGAGCAACGCCGTCGAACACAACGACACCGAGACCCCGCAAGTCACCGTCGAAGCCGAGACCCGCGAAGGCGAGGTTCGGGTCCGCATCGCCGACGACGGACCCGGCATCCCCGACGAGGAGCGAGAAGACCTCTTCGAAGCCACCGAGCGAGGCACCCACGGGTTGGGTCTCCACTTGGTCGGGACGCTCGTGGACCGCTACGGCGGGAGCGTGACCGTGGCGGACAACGAACCGCGCGGGACCGCGTTCGTCCTGCGATTCCGCCGACCCACCGACGAGTAG
- a CDS encoding cupin domain-containing protein — translation MGKINEESLDWSTTERGEAEFRRKQLGDAAGGEELGCSLYEIPPGRRSWPYHYHTGNEEAMYVLAGEGTLRLGGETTTLTEGDYVALPADESSAHRVVNDGDDTLRYLMVSTMDDPDVTVYPDSGKVGVFAGSPPGGRGRRSVHGYYDIDDDVDYWRGEE, via the coding sequence ATGGGAAAAATCAACGAGGAATCACTCGATTGGTCAACCACCGAACGAGGCGAGGCGGAGTTTCGGCGAAAGCAGTTGGGGGACGCCGCGGGCGGCGAGGAACTCGGGTGCAGTCTGTACGAGATTCCGCCGGGCCGACGCTCGTGGCCGTACCACTACCACACCGGGAACGAGGAAGCGATGTACGTTCTCGCGGGCGAGGGAACGCTCCGACTCGGCGGCGAGACGACGACGCTGACCGAGGGCGACTACGTGGCGCTCCCCGCCGACGAGAGCAGTGCCCACCGCGTCGTCAACGACGGCGACGACACCCTGCGCTACCTGATGGTCTCCACGATGGACGACCCGGACGTGACCGTCTACCCCGACTCGGGGAAAGTCGGCGTGTTCGCCGGGTCGCCGCCGGGCGGACGCGGGCGTCGGAGCGTCCACGGCTACTACGACATCGACGACGACGTGGACTACTGGCGCGGAGAGGAATAG
- the corA gene encoding magnesium/cobalt transporter CorA has translation MTIEAVTYTPERTTTFEDLGAARGADGTTWVRVSDASAAEMEQVAAAFDIHALSVEDVRNGVRPKTEEFEDHTFVLLKTAALSRGETTFREEIRKQSVGFFVGDDWLVTMSPESVEAVERVWEMVVREEGRILRQGPDFATYRVTDGIVDAYFDVLDRIEDQIEQVEEDVTTATDIETLETINNVRRELLSFRKLLWPSREAIGYLARGDPDQIRETTEKYYRDVYDHLVQLVDLTETYRDLAGGARDIYLNSLSLSTNEVMKKLTVVATIVLPLTFVVGVYGMNFSGGPYNMPELGWTYGYPAVMVGMLAVTVVLVAYFRESGYV, from the coding sequence GTGACGATTGAAGCAGTGACCTACACTCCCGAGAGAACGACGACGTTCGAGGACCTCGGGGCGGCGCGCGGGGCGGACGGGACGACGTGGGTCCGGGTGTCGGACGCGAGCGCCGCGGAGATGGAACAGGTCGCGGCGGCGTTCGACATCCACGCGCTCTCGGTCGAGGACGTTCGCAACGGCGTCCGACCCAAGACCGAGGAGTTCGAAGACCACACGTTCGTCCTGCTGAAGACGGCCGCACTGAGCCGCGGCGAGACCACGTTTCGGGAGGAGATTCGAAAGCAGTCGGTCGGCTTCTTCGTCGGCGACGACTGGTTGGTCACGATGTCACCAGAGTCCGTCGAGGCGGTCGAACGCGTCTGGGAGATGGTCGTGCGCGAAGAGGGCCGCATCCTCCGACAGGGACCGGACTTCGCTACCTACCGAGTCACCGACGGTATCGTGGACGCCTACTTCGACGTGCTGGACCGCATCGAAGACCAGATAGAACAGGTCGAAGAGGACGTGACGACCGCCACCGACATCGAGACGCTGGAGACCATCAACAACGTCCGGCGGGAGTTGCTCTCCTTTCGGAAACTGCTGTGGCCTTCGCGGGAGGCCATCGGCTACCTCGCGCGCGGCGACCCCGACCAGATTCGGGAGACGACCGAAAAGTACTATCGGGACGTGTACGACCACCTCGTCCAACTCGTGGACCTGACCGAGACCTACCGCGATTTGGCGGGCGGCGCGCGCGACATCTACCTCAACTCGCTGTCGCTCTCGACCAACGAAGTGATGAAGAAACTGACCGTCGTGGCGACCATCGTCCTGCCGCTGACGTTCGTCGTGGGCGTCTACGGCATGAACTTCTCGGGCGGGCCGTACAACATGCCGGAACTCGGGTGGACCTACGGCTACCCGGCGGTGATGGTCGGAATGCTCGCGGTGACGGTGGTTCTCGTCGCGTACTTCCGGGAGTCGGGATACGTCTGA
- a CDS encoding DMT family transporter, whose product MDRVGLALVLVSAAGFGTLGVLGELAAAAGLSIPTVLAFRFLLATLVVWLVLGARGDLRPLRGRALAAGIALGAVGYAAMSGLFFWGLTFMTAGLVGIVLYTYPVFVVGAAAVRLGEPVTRRTVASLGGALAGVALVTGADPAGADPRGVAVVLAAAVVYAAYITASRMTLATVDPQVLTAHVLPAAAVSFFVFGTATGRLSTPATGYEWGIVAAIAVVATAVPIFAFFAGLRRIGASEASIVSTVEPVVTLLLGAAVLGEPITAATVVGGALVLGGVLLVQTGAES is encoded by the coding sequence ATGGACCGCGTCGGTCTCGCGCTGGTGTTGGTGTCGGCCGCCGGATTCGGAACGCTCGGGGTACTCGGGGAGTTAGCCGCGGCCGCGGGACTGTCGATTCCGACCGTGCTGGCGTTCCGGTTCCTGCTCGCCACGCTGGTCGTGTGGCTCGTCCTCGGCGCGCGCGGCGACCTTCGCCCCCTTCGGGGTCGCGCGTTGGCGGCCGGAATCGCGCTCGGCGCGGTGGGATACGCGGCGATGAGCGGTCTCTTCTTCTGGGGCCTGACGTTCATGACCGCGGGACTCGTCGGTATCGTCCTCTACACCTACCCGGTGTTCGTCGTCGGCGCGGCGGCGGTGCGACTCGGCGAACCGGTGACCCGCCGGACGGTGGCGTCGCTCGGGGGCGCGCTCGCGGGCGTGGCGCTCGTGACGGGCGCGGACCCGGCCGGGGCGGACCCGCGCGGGGTCGCGGTGGTCCTCGCCGCCGCGGTGGTGTACGCCGCCTACATCACCGCGAGTCGGATGACGCTGGCGACGGTGGACCCGCAGGTCCTCACGGCCCACGTTCTCCCCGCCGCCGCGGTGTCGTTTTTCGTGTTCGGCACCGCGACGGGTCGGCTCTCGACCCCAGCGACCGGCTACGAGTGGGGGATAGTCGCCGCTATCGCCGTCGTCGCTACGGCGGTCCCCATCTTCGCGTTCTTCGCCGGACTCCGGCGAATCGGCGCGAGCGAGGCCAGCATCGTGAGTACCGTCGAACCGGTGGTGACGCTGTTGCTCGGCGCGGCGGTGCTGGGGGAACCGATTACGGCCGCGACGGTCGTCGGGGGTGCGCTCGTCCTCGGCGGGGTCCTGTTGGTCCAGACCGGTGCGGAGTCGTGA
- a CDS encoding DMT family transporter, with amino-acid sequence MTWLVTLEERIPPMAALMVSVVAISTSAILVRFSDAPSVVKALYRVVFTTLLLAPFAVTRYREDLRMLSARDALVAVVTGVALAAHFATWFESLEWTTVAASVTLVQSQPLFVALGAAVLLDETITRRMVGGILVAVAGIAFMSLGGFVSGAVLAGARPLYGNALALVGAVMAAGYVLAGRSLRQRVALVPYVTVVYSVCAVVLLGVALADGTTVALTAYPLEEWLLFVGMAVGPGIFGHTVINWALKYVESSVVSVTLLGEPVGSTLLALVFLAEIPDAFTVAGGAVVLAGIYVTATGRPGGA; translated from the coding sequence ATGACGTGGTTGGTTACGCTCGAAGAGCGAATTCCCCCGATGGCCGCACTCATGGTCTCCGTCGTCGCCATCAGCACCAGCGCCATCCTCGTCCGGTTCAGCGACGCCCCGAGCGTCGTCAAGGCGCTGTATCGCGTGGTCTTCACCACGCTCCTGCTCGCGCCGTTCGCGGTCACGCGCTACCGCGAGGACCTCCGGATGCTGTCGGCCCGCGACGCCCTCGTCGCCGTCGTGACCGGGGTCGCGCTCGCGGCCCACTTCGCCACGTGGTTCGAGAGTCTGGAGTGGACCACCGTCGCCGCCAGCGTGACGCTCGTCCAGTCCCAACCGCTGTTCGTCGCGCTGGGCGCGGCGGTCCTGCTCGACGAGACCATCACCCGGCGGATGGTCGGCGGCATCCTCGTCGCCGTCGCGGGAATCGCGTTCATGTCGTTGGGCGGGTTCGTCTCGGGGGCCGTACTCGCCGGAGCGCGCCCGCTCTACGGGAACGCCCTCGCGCTCGTCGGCGCGGTGATGGCCGCGGGCTACGTGCTTGCCGGTCGGTCGCTCCGCCAGCGAGTCGCGCTCGTCCCCTACGTCACCGTCGTCTACTCGGTGTGCGCAGTCGTCCTGCTCGGGGTCGCACTCGCCGACGGGACTACCGTCGCGCTCACGGCCTACCCCCTCGAAGAGTGGCTACTCTTCGTCGGCATGGCGGTCGGTCCGGGAATCTTCGGTCACACGGTCATCAACTGGGCGCTGAAGTACGTCGAGTCGAGCGTCGTCAGCGTCACCTTGCTGGGCGAACCGGTCGGTTCGACCCTGCTGGCACTCGTCTTCCTCGCCGAGATACCCGACGCGTTCACCGTCGCTGGCGGCGCAGTCGTCCTCGCGGGTATCTACGTCACCGCGACGGGACGGCCGGGCGGCGCGTAG
- a CDS encoding DUF6517 family protein encodes MTRSAVAGVLVAALVLASGCTGVLSGPVTFAASEATVGDAALQETGYEHNSTEKMEVSRTFSAAGQSKEVEVTNWISEYHQRVGLPGVGDQKVAVFATFASPKVEVLGKSFNPLGKYDNRQLAEQFTSQLKSVEDVRKVSTQNRTMLGKTTEVTKFEATVTTATGIQFDAAVHVTKVEHEGDYVIALAVYPQKLPGQEEKVYRLLRGVEHGE; translated from the coding sequence ATGACACGCAGCGCAGTCGCTGGCGTCTTGGTCGCCGCGCTGGTTCTCGCCAGCGGATGTACCGGCGTTCTCTCGGGACCGGTCACGTTCGCCGCGTCCGAGGCGACGGTCGGCGACGCCGCCCTCCAAGAGACCGGATACGAACACAACAGCACCGAGAAGATGGAAGTCTCGCGGACCTTCTCGGCGGCCGGTCAGAGCAAGGAAGTCGAAGTGACCAACTGGATTTCGGAGTACCACCAGCGAGTCGGATTGCCGGGGGTCGGCGACCAGAAGGTCGCCGTCTTCGCTACCTTCGCCAGTCCGAAGGTGGAAGTCCTCGGAAAGTCGTTCAACCCTCTCGGGAAGTACGACAACCGGCAACTCGCCGAGCAGTTCACTTCGCAGTTGAAGAGCGTCGAGGACGTTCGGAAGGTGAGCACGCAGAACCGCACGATGCTCGGGAAGACGACCGAAGTGACGAAGTTTGAGGCGACGGTGACGACGGCCACCGGCATCCAGTTCGACGCCGCCGTCCACGTCACGAAGGTCGAACACGAGGGCGACTACGTAATCGCGCTCGCGGTCTACCCCCAGAAGCTCCCCGGACAGGAAGAGAAGGTTTATCGCCTCCTCCGCGGCGTCGAACACGGCGAGTAG